The window CCactgagatcagttatgatattgcacACATCATTATTCACATGCACAGTTGTGTGGAAACTAAAGTTGCACATTAGAAAATGACTTCAACATCAGCAGCAAGTAAACAATCCACAGTGAGTCGTAGCAGCAGCGCCGCACTGTGTGCAGTTACCTCTATAATAGATGCAGTAAATCCTCTGCTAAAGTAAAAGTCTAGAAATATAAATCCAGATAAGAACATAAGcagaaaaatgaacataaagttaataaaatgtgttaaacatATACGATATGGTCTTTCAAAGGAACTAGTAATTATGGGTATTTTGATTCAAGATGGCTGCCTCGGTGTCTCGGTGCACGTTGTTTTGCCTTatgttgtttgtaatttcagttcacaattaaatgtttctctttatatttcctgcttgttttatctttgtttatatttcttttcttactATGTTTATCATTAAGCACCAAAACAACTACACAAATTCCTTTTATGTTAAAAACCTACTTATAAAATAAGATATGAAATAAACCcgattctgattctgattaaCTTAGtgatataaaagagaaaatatttgccTCAGGAATGTGGTGGAATAAAAGtgtaaagtagcataaaatggaaatactccaGTGAAGTACAAGTATctttaaattgcatttaaacACAGTAACTTGGTTTCTATCCACCGCTGGCATTTATAATGTGAACATGCTTccatacacactcacaaccCACGTTCCAATTCACACAATCCTGCTGCAGACGGATGAAGACAGATCTCTACTGTATCCAGGTCATGTGACCAGGAATCACCGAcctgaagacacagagagagaaacctgaTTACAcctcagacagagacagatgaagtCAGAGTGCCCTGGTTAAAACACCATTAAGTCCACATTAGGTTAACACCTGTCTGTGATTCCTCAGGCCATTTCCTTCACCATGCAATCAGAGACTACGTAACATTATTACATGACATTATAGCAACACTTTACCTGAAGCCAGGCACTTAGTGCTGCTCCCAAACGGATGGACATCCTCCGCCCTGAGAGCGAGCTACATGTGGAACAGCTGGTGCTGATGTCTGGGTATCTGCAGCAGGAGGCTTcactcaggaaaaacaaaagatccaGAAATCATCTCCAAAACCTGAAACTTCACTTGCTGCCAACTGAACTGGACGGGCTCATGTTTCCTGGCAGTTATTTTTAACATCGAACATGTTCGAGGCAACAGTGGGAACATTTGAGGCAGAATATTTTTCAATGTATGAAAATCTTCCTACAGTTTTAAAGTTCAGTGTGAACTTTTATTCATCTGTTGAGTGATTTCATAGTGTAATTTTTATTGTGGAAGCCTGTACACGCTGTGTGGGCGTTTGCTCTGGGAGTACAGTGGATGAGCATGTGTGGGagtcagtttctgttttggctgcttctgagtttgtttgttttttttaacttgatcACATGGAGAGAAATTAGTTTTCATATTAATAGAGATAAATCATAATGTATGTGAAGTATTTTTGAGCAGAACTCTGGATCCGTGTTGTTGCACATTCACAGTCCAAACCTGGACTTCTGTTCAGTCTGTGAGGACCTGAAGTCGAGTAAACGCCTTTTGGCTCTCGACCAAtacacattatgtttttttagtttaacATTAAAACGTCTGGTACATCAAATTAGAGTGTGGCTGTCTGGTGCATTTAGCAGAGCAGATGAAAGCAGAGTGCCTACATTACAAAAAGAAGCTCAAAGCtcgaggagagagagagagagagagagagagaatcacaTCCACTGATTCAAAACGTATGTTCCACTAAAACTATGTTCAGTGTCAAAATGTtcacaacaataataaaatagaagatttggtgtttttttttttaatttttgtgatCGTCAACAAATGCCACACAAAGACTCAAGCAGCTGCGTTAGTCCGTCATCAGAACTATAAACTCATTTGTTGCTACTGACGACATGAATCTGAAATCACAGTTTAACTTTTAAATCAGACTAAATGTGTTCCCTGCTCTTGTCTTTGAATGAGATACAGTacaatcatgttttgtgaggtcaccatgacctcgacctttgacctttagccacaaAAATCTAGTCAGtttctccttgttttctttctgaaaacacagtgaCGTCAGCAGATTCTCATTGACACTGTCGAAGCCTCATATTAGCTCCTCATTTAACATCcaataaatgcacaaaatgcCCCGATAcaaatatttagaaataaaaataaaaaagtaatttggaAGATGCTCCTCCTTTGGCTTTTTTGGAACTGTATAAAAATCAACAAAGTGCCTCTTTAGATTTTCAGTCACAGCTACAGTCACCTCCGTCGACTTCCTCCATCGACCTGCTAATTCTTTAAAACCAGTACAAACCTCAGAAGGATCACTCTGGACACACCAGCAGCTCACCTGGTCACACCTGTACCTtgtgtcttcctgtctgtctccacaaTCAAATCAAAGCAAATATGCCGTAAAAAATGATTACATTTCATGCCGCCTCCACTGTGTCACCAGGTAACCATGGTGAAGGAGAGTCTGCCCAGCTGGGTCCACCAGGACTCTGACGAGGGTCTGGTCCACGTGAACGTCGGCGGTCTGAAGAGGAGCCTCTGCTCCAGCACGCTGAAGAAGTTCCCAGACACCAGACTGGGAAAGCTGCTGGCCTGTGACTCAGAGGAGGATATACTGCAGGTGGGTCGGGGGGGGGGACATTAATTTGCCTTCAGACATTATAAAACatcccttcctctcttcctccttcctgtaGGTGTGCGATGACTATGACGTGCAGCAGaaggagttttattttgataggaATCCCGGCCTCTTCCCGTACGTCCTCCACTTCTACCAGACCGGCAAACTTCACATCATGGAGGAGCTGTGCGTCTTCTCCTTCAGGTCAGTCCGTCTTCGTCCGCTCGTCCCTCTCTAATGTTGAACACCGTCCTCCCGCcgcacagacaaacaggaagtagctgTAACAAAAAAGCTGAATGAGTGAATCTGCTTTCATACAAACATGATCCATAAATACTCTGACAGTTCTTATGTGTAAAACAACCTTCCTGCTCAGATCAGGTGGGAATAAAGTCGTCACAGTGTCTGTAAAGTCTTCATGGGTTACCTGCCATCAAAGTTAGGATCTCTGTGTGGGGGTTTTTGTCAGTAGCAGAGTCGTCAGTTCCCGCCGGATTCAGatttactcaaacacacagagagagaagaagaagaaggaggaaattGAAGCTCGACGCAGCCGTACAGAAGAATCACAGCACGAGAGGAAAAtgtatgaagaaaataaaataagaataaaaaccgaatctaaaataaaaagatactatatacattataaaaacaagagAATAAATAGATAATTAGGTGGTTGTGCCGTCTTTGTTGAGGTTGATGGACTCAGTCTGAGACTGTGGCGCCTCCACGGCGCTTTGAGGCCTGTGGCGGGATGAGAGTGGTTGTCCATAATGGCAGTTTtctgtcacccccccccccccagcttaGTATTCACATTAAAGGATCTGAACAGCTCCGTCTCCTCCTGCCTCAGTGTCCGACTTTAACGAGctcgtcatgtttaaagagaaTCGACATGAAAATCTTCCGTAACAGACGACAGGTTGATTTATACAGAAGCATCCAGACACAACTATAGCTGCTTCACAGAGTCATGGAAACACAGTAACAATAACACATTCAGATCACATTtaaatagcatttaaaaacaaactatttcaatatataaaaatatttaaataagatCAAGATTGCATAAAATCAGGTTCAAACTGAGGACAccattttaaaagaagtgctgagTGATGAAAGGCACCAGATTAAAAAAGTGTCAGCTGCAGCAAAGTGTGAAGTTTTAAGTCCTGATTTAAAGTTTGAGCAGAGAAACATGAATAAAGCTGTTCCCAGACGGAGCTGAGGGGTCTGGATGCTTCGTATCGTACGACTACATCAGAGACCATTTAGTGCTTCGTAGACGAGTAGcaggattttaaaatctgtccTTTGACACAGGAAACCGACGGTTTTAGCCAAAACGCCAGAAACAGATAAACAACAACTTTACAGATCCACGTCtaaaaaagcttttttctgTGATAATTTTGACGGGACTTTGGCTGGAGTTCGGTGCAGGTTGTTGTTGGGGACTTGAGCTTCTAACTGGAGCCACAAACCACCAACAAAGGTTATAATCAGTTCTTCGGTTTATTGACTGTTTATTTAATGTGGATTTGCACGATGCTAAAACAACATCACAAGACAAATAATAATTAGCCTTACTTCATGATTAACAGCAGATTAAACGATATCGATCAACTTTCATATCTATTTATAATATTCCATAATAATAATCCCaatgaagaaagaaggaaatgcTATTTACACTgaagatacaaacacacaccaggacTCTAGAGTCtgtagagagaggaggaggaagtccTCATCCCGCCCTCTATGAGGTGGGAGGAGCCTCTTCCACAGGTGTGGATAGGAGGGAATGTGAATCTGCACTTTCCGACAGACGTCGTACCGTCAGTGTCACTCGTCATCTCgttatttaaagtgttgttgAGACACAGATGAACCTGCTCTGACGTCTGTTTCCCGCAGTCAGGAGATAGAGTACTGGGGCATCAATGAGTTCTTCCTGGACAGTTGCTGCAGTTACCGTTACCACGACCGCAAGCTGGAGAGCAGCCGCCACCGCAGCTGGGACGACGAGAGCGACGTCAGCAGCATCGACACGTCTGTGGACGAGATATCAGACTTAAACAGGTAAAACCATCTGTAGAGGAACGAGCAGtgtctcatctctcctcctccgtcaGTCGGTCACTCGCCGTCTCCATCTGTCCTCAGAGACATGCAGCACTTCCAGGAAGTGCGTTACGGGAACATCAGGAAGTGCCTGTGGCTGACGCTGGAGAACCCGGGATACTCCATCCCCAGCAAGCTGTTCAGCCTGATCTCCATCGGCGTGGTGCTCACATCCATCGCCACCATGTGCATCAACAGCATCCCCGAGTATCAGGTCAGTCAGTCGGGGAAGTAGTTTGGATCAGAGGTTTTCAAGCTTTTTGAGGCAAAGACTCTGTGAGAGGTGAAAGGAAGAGGTGCATGCTGgtactttaaaaacaaaagaagttatttattgtatttgtcttgttgttttaGGCTCATAACTCACAGACATGATGCACGTAGATTCAGTGTGAATTACACTCTGAGGACACGtccatcacaaataaatgttcataaatccagagagaaatcagagaaaaaccTTCTTATAGATTCACAACTTGCCAgagaatcatcacattttaaagtttccTTCAGTGTCACAGTATCCAGTGATATTTCTCCGTACATCCACGCTGGCTCTGCGAAGAGGAACTGCTAATGGCTGAATCGACGGGACGACGGGTCCTGTCCCAAAACATCTCAAACTCATGGACAACTATTTCCAGGGAAACATTAAACTGAAGCTGAACTCGTGTCGTATTTATCCAGATTCACACTTGGAGGTAAAAGCCGGTAAGAGCTCGGTGAGAGGTGCATTCATCCCATCAGAAAGAGGAAGTTAATGTCTCAGGGAAGGAGAACACGATCACACACTGTCGATCTGACTGTCTCAAACAAAGTCACGTCAACTTGTGATGAGGAAAACTAACTCAGACCTGGTCGTAGCAGCTGATGAGGGAACTCCTACTGCTCAGTGTTTTCTATCTAAATCCTTGATGGTTGATTATTGAAGCAGAGAATTACAGCTCAGTCATCCCAGATGTTTAACACCAGCTGTGAGGAGAGTCTCTGGGCGTCTgctgagaaaagaggaaaatatggttAAAAACTAAACGTACCATTGAAAACGCTGCGATCACCAAcgttcctcttcttctctttcagacGTTTGACTCTGAGGGGAAGCTGGTGGAGGACCCCACCATGCAGGCCCTGGAGGtgttctgcagctgctggttcacCTTCGAGGTGAGGCGGTGAACACGTGGAGAGAACAGACGagtgagtgaaaacagaaacaagaaaacaaacgcTCAGTTATTTTCCGTTTCTCTCTGAGGTGGTGACTCGACTGCTGCTCGCGCCGAACAGGAAGAAGTTCTTTCACCACCCGCTGAACATCATTGACATGGTGTCGGTGGTTCCCATCTACATCACCCTGATCTTCGACCTGCTGGTGGGATCAGAGTCTGAGCTGGGAGACCTGGGACGCCTCATTCAGGTTTAACCTCTGACACAGGAGCAGAGTTTGGGTCCTGTATCAGGCGCCAGTTTGAAGCACTTAACTCAAGTATTGATCGAGTGTTTATTTACTACTTTATAATTTAACTTCTcgacatttcagagggaaatacaCCACGACGTTTCTCCTCTAAACTTCCATTATTTCACAAGattagagaaataaaataactcAAACTGTTTCTACATTCATGTAGGATCcatgataaagaaaatgaactTTCAGGGAGTCACAGCCGctcgtctctctcctctcaggtcTTCAGGCTGATGAGGATCTTCAGAGTCCTGAAGTTGGCCCGACACTCGACAGGCCTCCGGTCACTGGGAGCGACACTACGGGTGAGTCGGTCGTCCGTCTCCTCACTCTCAACTTTTCTGCGTCAAAAcctcaaaaaaggaaaataaaaacaacgtGATTGACTCGTTTGTGACGCtctgcttcacctcctcctttCTGAGGTCGATGGGTTGTGAGCCGATGTTGGTCTGAGCTGAAACGTTTCACACAGTCTGGGACTTTAAGTGTCTGtggacacagaaacactgagctgtgaTGTAACAAGCTTCAATGTGCAGCTTTGATTTGGACTGAAAGACGCTTTAAGGTTCCTCAGGAGTTTAAACGACAGCGGTGACGGTGACACGTGAAGTCATCCATCTGTAAGAgtgatattttgtttaattacaCGTTTACATTTGACGTCATGTTTCACTTTAACCTGGACGAGCAGGGATCAAACCAGCGACACGTCACTGATCTACATGGTTTCATTACACCTGCCTGCTGTCACATGACATACACAGTATCCTGTAGCAGTACAACATGACACGGACGCCATTATGAACGCACTGTCACTTGTTGACGGGTTCAGGTCAGCGTGAGGAGGGAAACACTGACGGCTTGTCTCTCATCTGATGTAAAAACCCTCAACACAAGACATTAGTTTAAACCACAGGACTCGGACTCTGGACTCGGGTTTCAGTAAatgtatttgactgtttttaagGAACCGGCTCCTGAGATCATGATTTACTTTAATGTTTGAACTCTTCAGTTTCTCTAATGGTGGATTTTTTCGTTGCTGTGACACTAACAATATTTTATCAGTGCTGAGGCATCACAGAATAAACAGATGACCATTAGCTCTAATCGAATGGCACAATCTGAAATactgtctcttctcttctccaaaCAAAGTGATTCCCAACATGTTTTTCCTACAAACCAACTGAGGTCACAGATATTTGCTCTTTATCTCATGACAGATTCATCTGCAGCGTTTCATGTTCTTTCTTTCCTGTTGTAATTACAACAAGGACCTGACGGTGGTACGTTCACCTGAGCAGCTCTGAATGTTCCCGACTCTGGAGACTCTTAGCGTTTCTAACAAGCTTCCTCCATCTTGTTTCTGCAGCACAGTTACCGTGAGGTCGGCATCCTGCTGCTGTACCTGGCTGTGGGCGTGTCCGTCTTCTCTGGGATCGCTTACACCGCTGAATATGAAGAGGTGAAACCATCAGAgactctgtgtttttacactcTGGGgtttatattaatgttttatctgaATGAGTTTTTTAATTCTTTGATTCTTATTTCAGCCAGagaggttttgttttcttgttctactcgttttctcatttttctttcacatcatTGGATTTTTGATCTTGTGTTGTTCAAAGTTTGTCACAGAAATGTCACATGACCTTTTTAATTtggttgaaatgtttttgttgatgcataaaaaacataaaagtaaagcGCCTCTGTGCGTCTTCCTCCAGGACGTGGGTCTGGACACCATCCCGGCCTGCTGGTGGTGGGGGACGGTGAGCATGACCACGGTCGGTTACGGGGACGTGGTGCCCGTCACGGTGGCCGGGAAGCTGGCGGCCAGTGGCTGCATTTTAGGCGGCACTCTGGTGGTGGCGCTgcccatcaccatcatcttcaatAAGTTCTCCCACTTCTACCGGAAACAGAAAGCTCTGGAGGCGTCGGTGAGGAACAACAACCGcaggaagatgaggatgagcTGCGAGAACGAGCcggaggaggacgaggaggaggggtCAGACGGGGACAGCCGGTGTCtggacgatgatgatgatgatctggATGATATCGATGATATCGAGGAGGACGATATAGATTATGAAGATGACGGAGGTGTAATAAATTACAGCTACGTGGAGCATTCGTCCTACGCTTCGATACGGAGGAAGAAGGAGCTGCAtcatctgtgatgtcatcagctgGAGATTAAAGCTGCTCAGACTCAGATCATCAGGAACACATGAAACCATGTGAAGTTTCACGTGTTCGGTTCTGACCTGAATCTTCTGTCGCTCTCTGACCGCTCACTGTCATTAATCTCTGCATCCGctcaaacaaacatggaggaggaTAAATCACGTGTTTCAGATGCTTCTGAATGATTAAAGTTCGCTCTGTAAATGATAAAACTTTAGATCTTCCATGACAGGCTGTGGTTTGTTGGTCTGTTTCAGGCTGGAGGTTCGTTCACAGACGAGTTTCTAAAAACATGGATgtgaagaatgaaagaaaaaaaacatgtaaccAAAAGCAAAGGTCAGATTTagagaagtgaagtgaagccGCACGCTGCAGTGAAAGaaactcaataaaaacatatcacGACAAACTGTGGAGCCTTCTGTGGAAGAAGAAGTAGAAAGAAAAGATATTAAAAGtgaaagttcaacatttttgggaaatattattattttctttgttactCTGGGACGtagtcagagaagaagaaaggccGTACTCACAAATGATTTTTTATCCCGTTATGTCGAGAAAACAAAGCTCATTATCCCGAGGTAACAAAACATTATCACCGGTCTGTTGTTATCCCGAGTTAACGGGATAATTACATCGTTATCTCGAGATTTCAAAGCTTGTTTTCTCATGATAATTAATTTGTTAGTCAGAGATCAGATGCAGATGGAAACGTCTAGTGcaataaagtgaaaatgtcatgaCGACACATTGATCATCAGAGAATATTTCAATCAAGGGCAAAAATCACACGGTGTCTTTTCATACAAGATCATTATCAGATCAGACCTCATCAGCTAACGAGTTACTAAGGGTTGTTGCTAAGGAGGAGTGTTACTACGATTAAGTGTATTAGTGTCATTCTCCTGATAACGTCTCGTTATCTCGGGATGACAAGCTCTGTTTTCTTGAGATAACGAGATAAAAAATCATTTGTGAGTTTCTCGGCTTCTGATCTTGCTGGGAACAGAGGGAGATGGTTTCTGTTTCCTtca is drawn from Seriola aureovittata isolate HTS-2021-v1 ecotype China chromosome 2, ASM2101889v1, whole genome shotgun sequence and contains these coding sequences:
- the si:dkey-43k4.5 gene encoding potassium voltage-gated channel subfamily S member 2 isoform X2, with the translated sequence MVKESLPSWVHQDSDEGLVHVNVGGLKRSLCSSTLKKFPDTRLGKLLACDSEEDILQVCDDYDVQQKEFYFDRNPGLFPYVLHFYQTGKLHIMEELCVFSFSQEIEYWGINEFFLDSCCSYRYHDRKLESSRHRSWDDESDVSSIDTSVDEISDLNRDMQHFQEVRYGNIRKCLWLTLENPGYSIPSKLFSLISIGVVLTSIATMCINSIPEYQTFDSEGKLVEDPTMQALEVFCSCWFTFEVVTRLLLAPNRKKFFHHPLNIIDMVSVVPIYITLIFDLLVGSESELGDLGRLIQVFRLMRIFRVLKLARHSTGLRSLGATLRHSYREVGILLLYLAVGVSVFSGIAYTAEYEEDVGLDTIPACWWWGTVSMTTVGYGDVVPVTVAGKLAASGCILGGTLVVALPITIIFNKFSHFYRKQKALEASVRNNNRRKMRMSCENEPEEDEEEGSDGDSRCLDDDDDDLDDIDDIEEDDIDYEDDGGVINYSYVEHSSYASIRRKKELHHL
- the si:dkey-43k4.5 gene encoding potassium voltage-gated channel subfamily S member 2 isoform X1, which translates into the protein MPPPLCHQVTMVKESLPSWVHQDSDEGLVHVNVGGLKRSLCSSTLKKFPDTRLGKLLACDSEEDILQVCDDYDVQQKEFYFDRNPGLFPYVLHFYQTGKLHIMEELCVFSFSQEIEYWGINEFFLDSCCSYRYHDRKLESSRHRSWDDESDVSSIDTSVDEISDLNRDMQHFQEVRYGNIRKCLWLTLENPGYSIPSKLFSLISIGVVLTSIATMCINSIPEYQTFDSEGKLVEDPTMQALEVFCSCWFTFEVVTRLLLAPNRKKFFHHPLNIIDMVSVVPIYITLIFDLLVGSESELGDLGRLIQVFRLMRIFRVLKLARHSTGLRSLGATLRHSYREVGILLLYLAVGVSVFSGIAYTAEYEEDVGLDTIPACWWWGTVSMTTVGYGDVVPVTVAGKLAASGCILGGTLVVALPITIIFNKFSHFYRKQKALEASVRNNNRRKMRMSCENEPEEDEEEGSDGDSRCLDDDDDDLDDIDDIEEDDIDYEDDGGVINYSYVEHSSYASIRRKKELHHL